A single Streptomyces mirabilis DNA region contains:
- the pabB gene encoding aminodeoxychorismate synthase component I, whose protein sequence is MRTLLVDNYDSFTYNLHHYLAEVSGQEPVVIRNDDPSWHRGMLDSFDSVVLSPGPGDPAVAADFGICREIVEHARLPLLGVCLGHQGLALAHGATVSRAPEPRHGRLSPVLHDGTGLFAGLPSPFEVVRYHSLAVTDLPEELRAVARTPDGVLMGIEHRDRPMWGLQFHPESILTRHGHDLLANFMHLSRTWRASRAAERVEISGRAPAPPAADAAHDAGAGSAAEAVIGAGGAQDVEPEQDRRRPRSLRVLAEQLPVPCDAEVAYDRLFRGGEYAFWLDSSRSDMDTGRFSVMGDASGPLARVAQADVNAGTVTVRSAEGTRVVQSGLLEWLDRDLRSIRVEVPPLDCGFALGWVGYLGYELKAQCGGDAAHRSKEPDAVMVFAGRALVFDHLAGTVQLLALAPDGDETAARAWLRFAQDELAALAAGPAAEDVPAPAGPAELRLRHDRDTYLRLIADCRREIAAGETYEVCLTNMAEVHLDLDPWQGYRFLRRNSPAPYGALLSFGPLSVLSTSPERFLHISADGKADSRPIKGTRPRGATPAQDADLAEDLRTQEKDRAENLMIVDLVRNDLGRCAEIGSVEADLFQVETYATVHQLTSRIRARLSAGRSSVDWVRAAFPPGSMTGAPKIRTMQLIDKLEAGPRGIYSGAIGYFSLTGAADLSVVIRTAVVTPGRIRYGVGGAVIALSDPMAEFKETAVKARPLLDLTGADFH, encoded by the coding sequence ATGCGCACGCTCCTTGTCGACAACTATGACTCCTTCACCTACAACCTTCACCACTACCTGGCGGAGGTGAGCGGACAGGAGCCGGTGGTGATCCGCAACGACGACCCCTCCTGGCACCGCGGCATGCTCGACTCGTTCGACAGCGTCGTCCTCTCGCCGGGGCCCGGAGATCCGGCGGTCGCCGCCGACTTCGGGATCTGCCGGGAGATCGTCGAGCATGCGCGGCTGCCCCTGTTGGGTGTGTGTCTCGGCCACCAGGGACTGGCCCTGGCGCACGGCGCCACCGTGTCCCGGGCGCCGGAGCCCAGGCACGGCCGCCTCTCGCCCGTGCTGCACGACGGCACCGGGCTGTTCGCCGGACTCCCGTCGCCGTTCGAGGTGGTGCGCTACCACTCGCTGGCCGTGACCGACCTCCCCGAGGAGCTCAGGGCCGTCGCCCGGACACCTGACGGCGTCCTGATGGGCATCGAGCACCGCGACCGGCCGATGTGGGGCCTGCAGTTCCACCCCGAGTCGATCCTGACCCGGCACGGGCACGACCTGCTCGCCAACTTCATGCACCTGAGCCGGACATGGCGCGCGAGCCGCGCGGCGGAGCGGGTGGAGATCTCGGGACGGGCCCCAGCGCCCCCGGCCGCCGACGCGGCCCACGACGCGGGTGCCGGATCCGCCGCCGAGGCAGTCATCGGTGCCGGTGGGGCCCAGGACGTGGAGCCGGAGCAGGACCGGCGACGGCCCCGTTCGCTGCGGGTCCTGGCCGAGCAACTCCCCGTGCCCTGCGACGCCGAGGTCGCCTACGACCGCCTCTTCCGGGGCGGGGAGTACGCCTTCTGGCTGGACAGCAGCAGATCCGACATGGACACGGGGCGGTTCTCCGTCATGGGGGACGCGTCAGGCCCGCTCGCCCGAGTGGCACAGGCCGATGTGAACGCGGGTACCGTGACGGTCCGGTCCGCCGAGGGCACGCGCGTGGTCCAGAGCGGGCTCCTGGAATGGCTCGATCGCGACCTCCGCTCGATCCGCGTAGAGGTTCCGCCGCTCGACTGCGGATTCGCCCTCGGCTGGGTCGGCTACCTCGGCTACGAGCTGAAGGCCCAGTGCGGCGGGGACGCGGCGCACCGGTCGAAGGAGCCCGATGCCGTCATGGTCTTCGCCGGCCGCGCGCTGGTCTTCGACCACCTGGCGGGCACCGTCCAGCTGCTGGCCCTGGCGCCGGACGGCGACGAGACGGCGGCACGCGCCTGGCTGCGCTTCGCCCAGGACGAGCTCGCGGCCTTGGCAGCCGGCCCTGCCGCCGAGGACGTACCGGCTCCGGCTGGGCCCGCCGAACTGCGGCTGCGGCACGACCGCGACACCTACCTCCGGCTCATCGCCGACTGCCGACGCGAGATAGCCGCGGGCGAGACGTACGAGGTGTGCCTGACCAACATGGCCGAGGTGCACCTCGACCTGGACCCCTGGCAGGGCTACCGCTTCCTGCGCCGCAACAGCCCCGCGCCCTACGGGGCGCTGCTCAGCTTCGGGCCGCTGTCTGTGCTCAGCACCTCGCCCGAGCGTTTCCTGCACATCTCGGCGGACGGCAAGGCCGACTCGAGGCCCATCAAAGGGACGCGTCCGCGCGGCGCGACCCCGGCGCAGGACGCCGACCTGGCCGAGGATCTGCGGACTCAGGAGAAGGACCGCGCGGAGAACCTGATGATCGTCGACCTGGTCCGCAACGACCTCGGCCGGTGCGCCGAGATCGGTTCGGTCGAGGCCGACCTCTTCCAGGTCGAGACCTACGCGACGGTGCACCAGCTGACGAGCCGGATCCGGGCGAGGCTCTCGGCGGGCCGCAGTTCGGTGGACTGGGTGCGCGCCGCCTTCCCGCCCGGTTCCATGACCGGCGCCCCGAAGATCCGCACCATGCAGCTCATCGACAAGCTCGAAGCCGGCCCGCGTGGCATCTACTCCGGCGCCATCGGCTACTTCTCGCTGACCGGTGCAGCCGATCTGAGCGTCGTGATACGCACGGCCGTGGTCACCCCCGGCCGTATTCGTTACGGAGTCGGCGGAGCCGTCATAGCGCTGTCGGATCCGATGGCGGAGTTCAAGGAGACCGCCGTCAAGGCACGGCCCCTCCTCGACCTCACCGGCGCCGATTTTCACTGA
- a CDS encoding 50S ribosomal protein L11 methyltransferase produces the protein MAELKSYVRSLERSRQALTRTDRPEMFALANREWGVLGGVFSPVFSATTRVAMEVLGLVGDEEPDFWRRNGSFLEIGSGTGIIAVSAALAGCERVVATDINPDAVRNTEINAARHGMADRVRVVHSDLFSALDPAERFDTVYWHSNFVLAPDDYRYETDHERAYVDPGYRAHRRYLVEAPGLLTEGGSALLQFSDRGDLSLLRDMAAECGRTLRVLDGRSFLEGEERIEHLLLEIVVVD, from the coding sequence ATGGCAGAGCTGAAGAGCTATGTGCGGTCGCTCGAGCGCAGCCGGCAGGCGTTGACACGGACGGACAGGCCGGAGATGTTTGCACTGGCGAACAGAGAGTGGGGCGTCCTGGGTGGCGTGTTCTCGCCCGTGTTCTCGGCGACGACCAGGGTGGCGATGGAGGTTCTCGGGCTCGTCGGCGACGAGGAGCCCGATTTCTGGCGGCGCAACGGATCGTTCCTGGAGATCGGTTCCGGAACCGGGATCATCGCGGTGTCGGCCGCCCTCGCGGGCTGTGAGCGAGTGGTCGCCACCGACATCAACCCGGACGCCGTGCGCAACACGGAGATCAACGCCGCGCGCCACGGCATGGCGGACCGGGTGAGAGTGGTCCACAGCGACCTGTTCTCGGCACTGGACCCCGCTGAGCGCTTCGACACCGTCTACTGGCACTCCAACTTCGTTCTCGCGCCCGACGACTACCGGTACGAGACCGATCACGAGCGGGCGTACGTGGATCCGGGCTACCGAGCGCACCGGCGCTACCTGGTCGAGGCCCCGGGCCTGCTGACCGAGGGCGGCTCGGCCCTGCTCCAGTTCAGCGACCGCGGCGACCTCTCCCTGCTCCGCGACATGGCCGCCGAGTGCGGCCGGACGCTGCGTGTGCTGGACGGCCGCAGCTTCCTGGAGGGCGAGGAGAGGATTGAGCACCTACTCCTGGAGATCGTTGTTGTCGACTGA
- a CDS encoding helix-turn-helix domain-containing protein — translation MDSDDTSGDAGAESPALTVLRLLAQEAPPWHFEDLLRETHQSKLTERQLSGLRQATRLALDVRASMDRQRKREAALAALVDAAQEMADSGADILKAVTRRARLLLDFDMTYASLQQADGSSYVQHTDGETTALSVGLSMDKGMGMGQLAQHRHAPFWSSDYLADDRFPHARDIDEVVRSEGLRGILAVPMTHGKTTLGALYGATRAVRHFTPDEVSLMRALANLSASAIAAARRQDLADARAAEAEREAARAESLRTRLSSVCEAQTRLMDMVLDGCDLGDVLHTAAEALGGTLCVRDAQGRVPAATGQLPDLNEATTVRALVEAHAGDEPVAVTGSVWATRLGAGLAEPAVLLLEAPRELGSTERQLLRAVGQAVALVLQRQSMAAAAGPVRDEYLDDLLSAAPQSSRRLSERARRLRIDPDGEHIVLVLRPECGKPGEASIWASSYAHRHGGIRTVRGECLVLFLPGADASAVARSAAAELSAVLGQPVTGGAAGPTRDLCSVKEVFEEARRCLDTLTALGCAGRTAAAKDLGFLGLLLSDKNDVDGFVSSAVGPVLDYDARRSTDLVGTLEAYFTSGGSPTRAAQLLHVHTNTVMRRLDRIGELLGSSWQDPANALEIQLALRLQRVKGSVHR, via the coding sequence GTGGATTCGGATGACACCTCGGGTGACGCAGGCGCGGAGTCTCCCGCGCTGACCGTTCTCCGCCTCCTCGCCCAGGAAGCCCCGCCCTGGCACTTCGAGGACCTGCTCCGGGAGACGCACCAGAGCAAGCTGACGGAGCGGCAGCTGAGCGGACTGCGGCAGGCCACCCGGCTGGCGCTGGACGTCCGCGCCTCGATGGACAGACAGCGGAAACGGGAAGCCGCCCTCGCGGCGCTGGTCGACGCGGCCCAGGAGATGGCAGACAGTGGCGCCGACATCCTGAAGGCGGTCACCCGCCGCGCACGACTGCTGCTGGACTTCGACATGACGTATGCCAGCCTCCAGCAGGCGGACGGCAGTTCGTACGTGCAGCACACCGACGGCGAGACGACGGCGCTCAGCGTCGGCCTCTCCATGGACAAGGGCATGGGCATGGGCCAGCTGGCCCAGCACAGGCATGCCCCCTTCTGGTCCTCCGACTACCTGGCCGACGACCGGTTCCCGCATGCGCGGGACATCGACGAGGTCGTGCGCTCGGAAGGCCTCCGCGGGATCCTCGCCGTCCCGATGACCCACGGCAAGACGACCCTCGGGGCGTTGTACGGCGCCACGCGGGCCGTACGCCATTTCACTCCCGACGAGGTCAGCCTGATGCGGGCCCTGGCCAACCTGTCGGCCTCGGCCATCGCGGCGGCCCGGCGTCAGGACCTGGCGGACGCCCGTGCGGCCGAGGCGGAGCGGGAGGCGGCCCGTGCCGAGTCCCTGCGGACGCGGCTGAGTTCGGTCTGCGAGGCACAGACCCGGCTCATGGACATGGTGCTCGACGGCTGCGATCTCGGTGACGTCCTGCATACGGCCGCCGAGGCGCTGGGCGGCACCCTGTGCGTACGCGATGCCCAAGGTCGCGTTCCGGCCGCCACCGGGCAGTTGCCCGACCTGAACGAGGCGACGACGGTCAGGGCGCTCGTGGAGGCGCACGCCGGCGACGAGCCCGTGGCCGTCACCGGGAGCGTCTGGGCCACGCGTCTGGGCGCCGGATTGGCGGAACCCGCTGTCCTGCTTCTTGAGGCGCCCCGCGAACTCGGGTCCACGGAACGGCAGTTGCTGCGGGCGGTCGGCCAGGCCGTCGCCCTGGTCCTGCAACGGCAGAGCATGGCGGCCGCTGCGGGACCCGTACGCGACGAGTACCTGGACGACCTGCTCTCGGCTGCCCCGCAGTCCTCGCGCCGGCTGTCCGAACGCGCCCGGCGGCTGAGGATCGACCCCGACGGCGAGCACATCGTCCTGGTCCTGCGGCCGGAGTGCGGAAAGCCGGGCGAGGCGAGCATCTGGGCCTCCTCGTACGCCCATCGGCACGGGGGGATACGGACCGTTCGCGGTGAGTGCCTGGTGCTGTTCCTGCCGGGCGCGGACGCCTCCGCCGTCGCCCGCTCGGCCGCGGCGGAGCTGTCCGCCGTACTCGGGCAACCCGTGACCGGCGGCGCGGCCGGGCCGACCCGGGATCTGTGTTCGGTCAAGGAGGTCTTCGAAGAGGCGCGGCGATGTCTGGACACCCTGACCGCCCTCGGCTGTGCGGGCCGCACCGCGGCGGCGAAGGACCTGGGCTTCCTCGGGCTGCTGCTCTCCGACAAGAACGACGTCGACGGCTTCGTCTCCTCGGCCGTCGGCCCCGTGCTCGACTACGACGCCCGGCGCTCCACCGACCTCGTCGGAACGCTGGAGGCGTACTTCACCTCGGGCGGCAGCCCGACCCGGGCCGCCCAGCTGCTGCACGTCCACACCAACACCGTCATGCGCCGCCTGGACCGGATCGGCGAGCTCCTGGGCTCCTCCTGGCAGGATCCCGCCAACGCGCTGGAGATCCAGCTGGCGTTGCGGCTCCAGCGCGTGAAGGGGTCGGTGCACCGGTAG
- a CDS encoding IS701 family transposase: MEATPEEYAPSDPGRWSGPGGGPARAREQATQELADALFASFPRRDQRRKGELYLRGLLSAEGRKTIRNIGAHVGGAAMEQSLHHFISSSTWDWMPVRRALAGHLQQVSAPHVWVVRPMPIPKAGDRSVGVHEGVDPGTDQTFHGQRAFGLWHVSDTLDVPVNWRLFLPEQWLRDRTRRRQAEIPDAVAQETWEQCAAATVLEPMAEWRLAARPVVLNARVDRIADTVGRFTAAGVPVIARVDGAGRLTVRDPALSRHVGKVYGAQQILASAKGLRRRVERPGPAGSPAARRASWAVAVRVDTAGRFAGLRLPGSGRSGGSLLLLGEWEDPQRPPVGCWITNMDSLAPGSLLRIAKLAGRAGQAQAGTGEDVGLKDFEGRSFRGWHRHITLASAAHAATALAELAVPWV, encoded by the coding sequence ATTGAGGCGACCCCGGAAGAGTACGCGCCGTCCGATCCGGGCCGGTGGTCCGGCCCGGGCGGTGGTCCGGCCCGGGCGCGGGAGCAGGCGACGCAGGAGCTGGCCGACGCGCTGTTCGCCTCCTTCCCGCGGCGCGACCAGCGCCGCAAGGGGGAGCTGTACCTGCGCGGACTGCTGTCGGCCGAGGGACGCAAGACGATTCGCAACATCGGTGCCCACGTCGGCGGGGCGGCCATGGAGCAGAGCCTGCACCACTTCATCAGCAGCTCCACCTGGGACTGGATGCCGGTGCGGCGGGCCTTGGCCGGGCACCTTCAGCAGGTCAGCGCCCCGCACGTGTGGGTGGTGCGGCCGATGCCGATACCGAAGGCCGGCGACCGGTCCGTGGGCGTCCACGAGGGCGTGGACCCGGGCACGGACCAGACGTTCCACGGTCAGCGCGCCTTCGGTCTGTGGCACGTGTCCGACACCCTGGACGTGCCGGTCAACTGGCGGCTGTTCCTGCCCGAGCAGTGGCTGCGGGACCGTACGAGGCGGCGTCAGGCCGAGATACCCGACGCGGTCGCGCAGGAGACCTGGGAGCAGTGCGCCGCCGCCACGGTCCTGGAGCCCATGGCCGAGTGGCGGTTGGCTGCCCGGCCGGTCGTGCTGAACGCGCGCGTCGACCGGATCGCGGACACGGTCGGCCGCTTCACCGCGGCGGGCGTCCCGGTGATCGCCCGCGTCGACGGTGCCGGGCGACTGACGGTGCGCGACCCCGCGCTCTCCCGCCACGTCGGCAAGGTGTACGGCGCCCAGCAGATCCTGGCCTCGGCCAAAGGGCTGCGCCGCCGCGTCGAGCGGCCCGGCCCGGCCGGTTCCCCCGCCGCCCGCCGTGCCTCGTGGGCGGTCGCCGTACGGGTCGACACCGCGGGCAGGTTCGCGGGGCTGCGCCTGCCGGGTTCCGGCCGCAGTGGCGGGAGCCTGCTCCTGCTCGGTGAGTGGGAGGACCCGCAGCGCCCGCCTGTGGGGTGCTGGATCACCAACATGGACTCGCTCGCGCCGGGCTCCCTGCTGCGGATCGCGAAACTCGCCGGGCGGGCGGGGCAGGCACAGGCGGGGACCGGGGAGGACGTCGGCCTGAAGGACTTCGAAGGGCGCTCCTTCCGCGGCTGGCACCGGCACATCACCCTGGCCTCCGCCGCTCATGCCGCAACAGCCCTGGCGGAGCTCGCGGTGCCCTGGGTGTGA
- a CDS encoding glutamate racemase: MTVALIDSGLGLVPTTGWLRHLAPRLDLLLLMDPDGAPWGSRTASYVTDRLLAAARTAVARGARALVVPCNTATVTAIDLLRREFEPDLPVVGTVPAVKPAAAAGRSVAVWATVRTTASAYQERLIADFANGTPVARVACPGLAEAIDHGDKDAATAAIAAAAERTPADCDSVVLGCTHYPLVAPQILERLPAGVTLYDSAEAVARQTLRRLNGAVGAEPAEGDGQAVGAVDVQLSGRPGVLPAAALAYPVGRALASGTWVPRAALMSAATRLPVTTPAN; encoded by the coding sequence GTGACAGTGGCGTTGATCGACTCAGGGCTGGGACTCGTGCCCACCACCGGCTGGCTGCGGCACCTCGCCCCGCGGCTCGATCTGCTGCTGCTTATGGACCCCGACGGCGCGCCCTGGGGATCGCGGACGGCGTCGTACGTCACGGACCGCCTCCTCGCCGCGGCCCGGACGGCCGTCGCGCGAGGTGCGCGGGCTCTCGTCGTGCCCTGCAACACGGCGACCGTCACCGCGATCGACCTGCTGCGCCGGGAGTTCGAGCCCGACCTGCCGGTGGTGGGCACCGTCCCTGCGGTGAAGCCGGCCGCGGCAGCCGGCCGGAGTGTCGCGGTGTGGGCGACCGTCCGTACGACCGCGAGTGCCTATCAGGAGCGGCTCATCGCCGACTTCGCGAACGGCACACCGGTCGCGCGAGTCGCCTGCCCGGGTCTCGCCGAGGCGATCGACCACGGCGACAAGGACGCGGCGACCGCTGCGATCGCGGCCGCCGCCGAGCGCACGCCCGCCGACTGTGACTCCGTGGTCCTGGGCTGCACCCACTACCCTCTCGTCGCCCCGCAGATCCTGGAGCGGCTGCCGGCGGGGGTCACCCTGTACGACAGCGCGGAGGCGGTCGCTCGGCAGACTCTGCGGCGCCTGAACGGGGCCGTGGGGGCGGAGCCGGCCGAGGGGGACGGGCAGGCCGTCGGTGCCGTCGATGTGCAGCTCAGCGGCCGGCCCGGAGTGCTCCCGGCGGCGGCCCTCGCCTACCCGGTGGGCCGGGCGCTGGCCTCCGGGACATGGGTGCCGCGTGCGGCGCTCATGTCCGCCGCGACCCGGCTGCCGGTGACCACTCCGGCGAACTGA
- a CDS encoding cation:proton antiporter produces the protein MLTTAASQDARSAVLLADIAVVLVTGLVLGRLARWLRQPVVIGEIVAGIVLGPSLLGRLPGNPTRALFPADVRPLLSAVSQIGLVLFMFVVGWEFEKQLVRPHAGLAVQVSLLSVAVAFGMGVGLAALIHPAHATVGGREIPFGAFALFMGTALSVTAFPVLARILTDRKLMSTRVGSLALACAAVDDVLAWFLLAFVSALVKADGDHLALLRVGALSLCYVAAMFFAVRPLLARLVRRPAALGDRPALLTVVCAGVFLSAWVTSWIGLHAIFGAFLFGFVMPREPELARKLRTPVEQISRLFLPVFFIVTGLGVDLGALGTGGYLMLVSAVGAACAGKLIGTMIPARLSGLSWTEARDLGVLMNTRGLTELVVLNAGVSMGVLDGTVFTVLVITALVTTAMAGPLLSARAADPPAGRFSSPEWSPAAGSRRT, from the coding sequence GTGCTCACGACGGCGGCATCCCAGGACGCGCGTTCGGCGGTACTGCTCGCGGACATCGCCGTCGTGCTGGTGACGGGCCTGGTGCTCGGCCGGCTGGCGCGGTGGCTGCGCCAGCCCGTCGTCATCGGGGAGATCGTCGCGGGGATCGTGCTCGGGCCCAGCCTGCTGGGCCGACTGCCTGGGAACCCGACCCGGGCCCTCTTCCCCGCCGATGTCCGGCCACTGCTGTCGGCGGTCTCCCAGATCGGGCTGGTCCTGTTCATGTTCGTCGTCGGCTGGGAGTTCGAGAAACAACTCGTCAGGCCGCATGCCGGACTTGCGGTCCAGGTGTCCCTGCTGTCGGTCGCGGTGGCCTTCGGCATGGGGGTCGGCCTCGCTGCCCTGATCCACCCGGCCCATGCGACGGTCGGCGGCCGCGAGATACCGTTCGGCGCCTTCGCTCTCTTCATGGGTACGGCACTGTCGGTCACCGCGTTCCCCGTCCTGGCGCGGATCCTCACGGACCGGAAGCTGATGTCCACCCGTGTGGGATCCCTCGCCCTGGCCTGTGCCGCGGTGGACGACGTCCTCGCCTGGTTCCTGCTCGCCTTCGTGTCGGCCCTGGTGAAAGCCGACGGCGACCACCTGGCGCTGCTGCGCGTCGGGGCCCTCAGCCTCTGCTACGTGGCGGCGATGTTCTTCGCCGTCCGCCCGCTGCTGGCCCGGCTGGTGCGGCGCCCGGCGGCACTCGGAGACCGGCCGGCGCTGCTCACCGTGGTGTGCGCGGGTGTCTTCCTGTCCGCGTGGGTGACGTCGTGGATCGGTCTCCACGCCATCTTCGGCGCCTTCCTCTTCGGCTTCGTCATGCCGCGTGAACCGGAACTCGCCCGGAAGCTGCGCACGCCGGTCGAGCAGATCAGCCGGCTCTTCCTGCCGGTCTTCTTCATCGTGACGGGGCTCGGCGTGGACCTCGGTGCCCTGGGGACGGGCGGATACCTGATGCTGGTGTCGGCCGTGGGGGCCGCCTGCGCGGGCAAGCTGATCGGGACGATGATCCCGGCACGGCTGTCGGGACTGTCCTGGACGGAGGCAAGGGACCTCGGCGTCCTGATGAACACCCGCGGGCTGACGGAACTCGTCGTGCTGAACGCCGGCGTGAGCATGGGTGTCCTCGACGGAACGGTCTTCACCGTGCTGGTGATCACGGCTCTCGTCACGACGGCGATGGCCGGGCCGCTGCTGTCCGCACGCGCGGCCGATCCCCCTGCCGGCCGGTTCAGTTCGCCGGAGTGGTCACCGGCAGCCGGGTCGCGGCGGACATGA
- a CDS encoding cytochrome P450, which yields MAPCASSAAALSLDLTDAETFVDHDPHAYFREVRRSRPVYWHEAPGPHSGFWVVAGYEDVVAAYSDADALRSARGTVLDVLLAGDDSAGGKMLAVTDGPRHRAVRSVMWRSFTPQALEAVARQVRLRAQRLVREVTGAGAFDFAAEVAEHIPMNTICDLLAVPEVDRGRLLGWNKKTLSAEAADADPLDALQARNEIVLYFMDLARERRADPGDDVVSVLACAKVDDEPFTLEEVALNCYSIMLGGDESSRVSAISTVRALAEHPHQWRALKSGQVSLDSAVEEALRWATPAMYFARTAHHDLVLGGRHIRGGDIVTLWNISANNDERVFLEPRSFDLARFPNKHVAFGHGRHFCLGAHLGRIELRALLEALMASVGAVEQAGVPNRLHSSLLHGHSSLPVVLQAG from the coding sequence ATGGCCCCGTGCGCATCCAGTGCCGCCGCACTCTCGCTCGACCTCACCGACGCCGAGACCTTCGTGGACCACGACCCGCACGCGTACTTCCGCGAGGTTCGCCGCAGCCGGCCCGTGTACTGGCACGAGGCGCCCGGACCGCACTCCGGGTTCTGGGTTGTCGCCGGGTACGAGGACGTCGTCGCGGCCTACAGCGATGCGGACGCGTTGAGGTCCGCTCGCGGTACCGTGCTGGACGTCCTGCTCGCGGGAGACGACTCGGCGGGCGGGAAGATGCTCGCCGTCACCGACGGCCCCCGCCATCGGGCCGTGCGGTCCGTGATGTGGCGCTCCTTCACGCCCCAGGCACTGGAGGCGGTCGCCCGGCAGGTGCGGTTGCGCGCCCAGCGCCTGGTGCGTGAGGTGACCGGAGCCGGGGCGTTCGACTTCGCCGCCGAGGTGGCGGAGCACATCCCCATGAACACCATCTGCGACCTGCTCGCCGTTCCCGAGGTCGATCGCGGCCGATTGCTGGGGTGGAACAAGAAGACCCTGTCGGCGGAGGCGGCCGACGCCGACCCGCTGGATGCCCTCCAGGCTCGCAACGAGATCGTCCTGTACTTCATGGACCTGGCGCGGGAGCGACGGGCCGACCCGGGCGACGACGTGGTGAGTGTGCTCGCCTGCGCGAAGGTCGACGACGAGCCCTTCACGCTGGAGGAAGTCGCCCTGAACTGCTACAGCATCATGCTGGGCGGCGACGAGTCGTCCCGCGTCTCCGCCATCAGCACGGTGCGGGCACTGGCCGAACACCCGCATCAGTGGCGGGCGTTGAAGTCGGGCCAGGTCTCCCTGGACTCGGCGGTGGAGGAAGCCCTGCGCTGGGCCACGCCCGCGATGTACTTCGCCCGCACCGCCCATCACGACCTGGTCCTGGGCGGCCGGCACATCCGCGGGGGAGACATCGTCACCCTGTGGAACATCTCCGCCAACAACGACGAGCGGGTCTTCCTCGAGCCGAGGTCCTTCGACCTGGCCCGCTTCCCCAACAAGCACGTGGCCTTCGGGCACGGCCGACACTTCTGTCTGGGCGCGCACCTCGGCCGCATCGAACTGCGGGCTCTCCTCGAAGCGCTCATGGCGTCCGTCGGTGCGGTGGAGCAGGCCGGCGTGCCGAACAGGCTCCACTCCAGCCTGCTGCACGGCCACAGCAGCCTTCCCGTGGTCTTGCAGGCCGGGTGA
- a CDS encoding thioesterase II family protein, protein MQKPRDTWLRFLGGDRLPELRLICFPHSGGSATSFAPWARQMRRGTQLLAVQYPGRADRFGAAPAASIQEMGGEVARELLSEDIPTVLFGQSLGALVAYETAVRMRETGREPELVAVSSSLPPACAGGGDAHLASDDALWAAVRSLGGVEAELAADGELAALVLEVLRDDIALNENYVPTRDGAALSCPVRCYHGIGDPLVDASRLARWADVSTGPFSTHRREGGHFHALAESQALVDDLLNAP, encoded by the coding sequence GTGCAGAAGCCACGAGACACCTGGCTCCGTTTCCTGGGCGGCGACCGACTTCCGGAGCTGCGGCTGATCTGCTTTCCGCATTCAGGGGGATCAGCGACGAGTTTCGCCCCCTGGGCCCGCCAAATGCGCCGCGGCACACAGCTGCTGGCCGTCCAGTACCCGGGCCGTGCGGACCGATTCGGTGCAGCACCGGCCGCGTCCATACAGGAAATGGGCGGCGAGGTCGCCCGGGAACTGCTGTCGGAGGACATACCGACAGTGCTGTTCGGGCAGAGCCTCGGTGCACTGGTCGCCTACGAAACCGCCGTCAGAATGCGGGAGACGGGAAGGGAGCCGGAGCTCGTGGCGGTGTCGAGTTCCCTTCCTCCTGCCTGCGCGGGAGGCGGAGACGCTCATCTCGCCTCGGACGACGCACTCTGGGCGGCCGTACGGAGCCTCGGCGGAGTCGAGGCGGAGCTCGCCGCGGACGGTGAGCTGGCGGCCCTCGTCCTGGAGGTGCTCCGCGATGACATCGCGCTGAACGAGAACTACGTACCGACGCGGGACGGGGCGGCCCTCTCCTGCCCGGTCCGCTGCTATCACGGCATCGGCGATCCCTTGGTGGACGCGTCCCGTCTCGCCCGATGGGCGGACGTGAGCACGGGGCCGTTCTCGACGCACCGGCGCGAAGGCGGGCACTTCCATGCGTTAGCCGAGTCGCAGGCCCTTGTCGACGACCTTCTCAACGCCCCGTAG
- a CDS encoding tryptophan 2,3-dioxygenase family protein yields the protein MTALTYDSYLHTETLLSLQRTRTPDTADRSVALSEQFFIVAHQSSELWLKQLLSDLAAAVDRLSPAGGHQDLEESTELLQRAGVLLRVLHDQVVVLERLPVRHFAQFRPHLGSASGAQSRQFSLLARLVENESDDGTLYRAFTAAALSRGTSVLGICHQGVTAGALHRIAEELLDIGNGYWRWKVAHLGLVAKMMAGQNGSGGTTGADHLLSRIIMPFAELRRVRGQLHETLAPAGP from the coding sequence ATGACCGCCCTGACGTATGACAGCTATCTTCACACGGAGACGCTGCTCTCGCTCCAGCGCACCCGGACACCGGACACCGCCGACCGGTCGGTGGCGCTGTCCGAGCAATTCTTCATCGTCGCGCACCAGTCCAGCGAGCTGTGGCTCAAGCAGCTGCTGAGCGACCTCGCGGCCGCGGTGGACCGGCTGTCCCCCGCCGGCGGACACCAGGACCTGGAGGAGAGTACCGAACTGCTGCAGCGGGCCGGTGTGTTGTTGCGCGTCCTGCACGACCAGGTCGTCGTACTCGAACGGCTGCCCGTGCGGCACTTCGCACAGTTCCGGCCCCATCTCGGCAGCGCGAGCGGCGCGCAGTCGCGGCAGTTCTCGCTGCTGGCTCGGCTGGTGGAGAACGAATCGGACGACGGCACGCTGTACCGCGCCTTCACGGCGGCGGCCCTGAGCCGGGGCACGTCGGTCCTCGGGATCTGCCACCAGGGGGTCACCGCCGGGGCGCTGCATCGGATCGCCGAGGAACTCCTCGACATCGGAAACGGGTACTGGCGCTGGAAGGTGGCCCATCTGGGTCTGGTTGCCAAGATGATGGCGGGTCAGAACGGTTCCGGCGGAACGACCGGTGCGGACCATCTCCTGAGTCGCATCATCATGCCGTTCGCCGAACTGCGCCGGGTGCGCGGTCAGTTGCACGAGACCCTCGCGCCTGCCGGCCCGTGA